The following are from one region of the Bacillus methanolicus MGA3 genome:
- a CDS encoding energy-coupling factor ABC transporter permease, whose amino-acid sequence MHMADALISPAVGGTMLVVTAGVAAYSIKKLQNEMDEKKIPLMGVMGAFVFAAQMINFSIPGTGSSGHLGGGMLLAILLGPYAGFLTMASILLIQALFFGDGGLLTYGCNVFNLGFYTCFIAYPLIYKWFIRKGVTSKRILAGSMASALVALQLGAFSVVLETLLSGKTELPFGKFVLLMQPIHLAIGIVEGLVTAAIVTFVLRARPEILEKAANGEALGNISMKKVLTGLSIAVVMVGGLLSWFASANPDGLEWSIEKIAGTTELKAPDGIHKILSEIQSKTAILPDYNFKTNESENKEKTAAQAENTWPAVSAGTSVSGIVGGALTLALAVFTGWIIIVVKRKKRKITT is encoded by the coding sequence ATGCACATGGCTGATGCCTTGATCTCACCAGCTGTTGGTGGAACTATGCTGGTAGTCACTGCTGGAGTTGCAGCTTATTCAATCAAAAAACTCCAGAATGAAATGGATGAAAAGAAAATTCCTTTAATGGGAGTTATGGGGGCATTTGTTTTTGCAGCACAAATGATTAATTTTTCAATACCAGGTACTGGTTCAAGCGGACACCTCGGAGGAGGAATGCTGCTTGCAATATTATTGGGCCCTTATGCGGGATTTTTGACGATGGCTTCGATTTTGTTGATACAGGCATTGTTCTTTGGTGACGGCGGATTGCTTACTTATGGCTGCAACGTATTTAATCTTGGTTTTTATACCTGCTTTATAGCATACCCTTTAATATATAAATGGTTTATACGTAAAGGGGTTACTTCCAAAAGGATTTTGGCAGGTTCAATGGCTTCAGCGCTGGTTGCTCTCCAATTGGGTGCTTTTAGCGTTGTCCTTGAGACTCTTTTATCAGGTAAGACCGAATTGCCCTTTGGGAAATTCGTACTTCTGATGCAGCCGATACATCTTGCGATTGGGATAGTTGAAGGGCTGGTAACCGCAGCAATTGTTACTTTCGTATTGAGAGCCAGACCTGAAATTTTGGAAAAAGCAGCGAATGGGGAAGCCCTTGGCAATATATCTATGAAGAAAGTATTGACAGGTCTTTCAATCGCAGTAGTTATGGTTGGCGGTTTGCTTTCTTGGTTTGCTTCCGCAAATCCTGACGGCCTGGAATGGTCTATCGAAAAAATAGCAGGTACGACAGAACTGAAAGCTCCTGATGGCATTCATAAAATACTCTCAGAAATTCAAAGCAAAACAGCAATATTACCTGATTATAACTTTAAGACAAATGAAAGTGAAAATAAAGAAAAAACAGCTGCACAAGCTGAAAATACGTGGCCTGCTGTTAGTGCCGGAACAAGTGTTTCGGGTATAGTAGGTGGAGCATTGACCCTTGCACTGGCCGTATTTACAGGGTGGATAATCATTGTGGTTAAAAGGAAAAAGAGAAAAATTACCACTTAA
- the cbiQ gene encoding cobalt ECF transporter T component CbiQ, whose protein sequence is MANMINSLSNMRLLDDLARKETFIHRIHPLIKLLTTVVYLTVVVSFEKYEISGLLPFIFFPILIFAFAEIPVAPILKMILLIEPLIIGIGILNPLFDHYKVVVGGIAVSRGWVTFLCIIIKCSLTVTASILLIATTGMDRLAAALRMLKIPKIFVLQLLLTYRYISVLIEEVSRMMRAYSLRAPGQKGIKWSVWGSFAGQILLRTFERAERVYQAMSLRGFTGEYHTGDISKLSFKDLAYFAAWSLFFVIAKIYNIPVLIGSLFTGVIR, encoded by the coding sequence ATGGCGAACATGATAAATTCATTATCTAATATGAGGCTTCTGGATGACCTGGCGCGGAAAGAGACCTTTATACACAGAATTCATCCATTAATTAAGCTCTTAACCACAGTCGTTTATTTGACTGTGGTTGTGTCATTTGAAAAGTATGAAATAAGCGGTCTTTTGCCTTTTATTTTTTTTCCTATACTAATTTTTGCCTTTGCAGAGATACCAGTTGCGCCAATTCTAAAAATGATATTGCTTATTGAGCCTTTAATCATCGGAATTGGAATATTAAATCCATTGTTTGATCATTATAAAGTGGTGGTTGGTGGAATTGCTGTTTCAAGAGGATGGGTTACTTTTTTATGCATTATTATAAAATGCAGTTTAACAGTGACAGCCAGCATTTTACTTATTGCAACCACAGGTATGGATCGATTGGCCGCAGCCTTGCGGATGCTCAAAATCCCTAAGATTTTTGTCTTACAGCTTTTATTAACATACCGATATATATCGGTACTGATCGAAGAGGTTTCCAGGATGATGCGGGCGTATTCCCTTAGGGCACCGGGACAAAAGGGAATAAAGTGGAGTGTTTGGGGTTCTTTTGCCGGACAAATATTGCTAAGGACTTTTGAGAGAGCAGAGCGGGTATATCAGGCAATGAGTTTAAGAGGCTTTACAGGAGAGTATCATACCGGAGATATTTCAAAATTAAGCTTTAAAGATCTTGCCTATTTTGCAGCATGGAGTCTGTTTTTTGTTATTGCAAAAATTTACAATATACCTGTATTGATAGGGTCATTGTTTACAGGAGTGATTCGATAG
- a CDS encoding energy-coupling factor ABC transporter ATP-binding protein encodes MSHHKIEVRNLHFSYPDGHEAIKNMSFSIYHGESVGIIGANGAGKSTLLMLLMGVLFPDGGEVLVGDVSATKKTLPMIRQRLGMVFQDPDDQLFMTTVYDDVAFGPRNYKLEEEDVDRRVTQALEMVGIPHLKDRAPYKLSGGEKRSAAIASVLSMQPDVLIMDEPTSGLDPKSRRRVIDLLKSFEHTKIITSHDLDMVFETCKRIIVIKKGEIAADGTTEEILSNVELLDSCGLELPLSLQNCPICGASKG; translated from the coding sequence ATGAGTCATCATAAAATTGAAGTAAGAAATTTGCATTTTTCGTATCCGGATGGACATGAAGCAATTAAAAATATGTCTTTTTCCATTTATCATGGTGAATCTGTGGGAATCATTGGTGCGAATGGTGCTGGGAAGTCTACGCTGCTGATGCTGTTGATGGGGGTTCTTTTTCCGGATGGTGGAGAAGTACTGGTAGGAGATGTTAGTGCAACAAAAAAGACATTACCGATGATACGCCAGAGATTGGGCATGGTTTTTCAGGACCCTGACGATCAATTGTTCATGACTACTGTTTATGATGACGTTGCCTTTGGACCACGAAATTATAAGCTGGAGGAGGAAGATGTGGATAGACGGGTGACGCAGGCATTGGAGATGGTTGGAATACCTCATTTGAAAGACCGGGCACCCTATAAACTATCAGGTGGAGAAAAGCGGTCTGCCGCAATTGCATCCGTTTTATCAATGCAACCTGATGTATTGATAATGGATGAGCCAACTTCAGGTCTGGACCCAAAATCAAGACGAAGAGTAATTGATTTGTTAAAAAGCTTTGAACATACAAAGATAATTACCAGCCACGATTTGGACATGGTGTTTGAAACCTGTAAAAGAATTATTGTGATAAAGAAAGGTGAAATAGCTGCAGATGGAACTACAGAGGAGATTTTATCCAATGTGGAATTGCTAGATAGCTGTGGTTTGGAATTACCTCTTTCACTTCAGAATTGTCCTATCTGTGGAGCTTCAAAAGGATGA
- a CDS encoding DUF2249 domain-containing protein: MSQFAARINAPDYEPRDRHPAIFRLFDSLKPGEIMELTNDHDPRPLHYQFMMERENQFTWEYLEEGPEIWRVAIGKK, translated from the coding sequence GTGAGCCAATTCGCAGCAAGAATTAATGCGCCAGATTATGAACCTCGTGATCGACATCCAGCAATTTTCCGCTTATTTGATAGTTTAAAACCGGGAGAAATAATGGAACTAACAAATGACCATGACCCACGTCCACTTCATTATCAATTTATGATGGAACGTGAAAATCAATTTACATGGGAGTATTTAGAAGAAGGTCCAGAAATCTGGAGAGTGGCTATTGGGAAAAAATGA
- a CDS encoding TIGR04053 family radical SAM/SPASM domain-containing protein, whose amino-acid sequence MRDFHENPFIVIWELTRACQLKCLHCRAEAQYHRDPRELTFEEGKKLIDQIYEMDQPLLVFTGGDPLMRPDVYDIAKYAIDKGLRVSMTPSATPNVTKEAIKKAKEVGLARWAFSLDGPNAEIHDHFRGTSGSFDLTIKAIKYLHELEIPVQINTVISRYNVHVLDEMVALVEKLKCVLWSVFFLVPTGRGKETDMISPVEHEKVFRWLYETSKRVPFDIKTTAGQHYRRVVLQEKMREKKTTDEKIRYEDVLMKGLTGQVDGLGRAPKGVNDGNGFLFISHIGDVYPSGLLPVKAGNVRETPLADIYRHSPIFQDLRNPDKYKGKCGVCEFRFVCGGSRSRAYSVTGDYLESEPFCVYIPKALRKERKTLPTT is encoded by the coding sequence TTGAGAGACTTTCATGAAAATCCGTTTATTGTTATATGGGAACTAACGCGGGCGTGCCAGTTGAAATGTCTTCATTGTCGTGCAGAAGCTCAATATCATCGCGATCCGCGCGAATTAACATTTGAAGAGGGAAAAAAACTAATTGACCAAATTTACGAAATGGATCAGCCGCTTCTAGTGTTTACTGGTGGGGATCCATTGATGCGTCCTGATGTGTATGATATAGCAAAATATGCGATTGATAAAGGATTGCGTGTTTCGATGACTCCAAGTGCGACACCGAATGTGACGAAAGAAGCGATTAAGAAAGCAAAAGAAGTCGGTTTAGCGCGATGGGCGTTTAGTTTAGACGGACCGAATGCAGAAATTCACGATCATTTTCGCGGCACAAGCGGTTCATTCGACTTAACCATAAAGGCGATTAAATATTTGCATGAACTAGAAATCCCTGTGCAAATTAATACGGTTATATCCCGGTACAATGTCCACGTATTGGATGAAATGGTTGCTCTTGTTGAAAAATTGAAATGCGTGCTTTGGAGTGTGTTTTTCCTTGTACCAACGGGACGAGGCAAAGAAACGGATATGATTTCACCTGTAGAACATGAAAAAGTATTTAGATGGTTATATGAAACAAGCAAACGAGTACCATTTGATATAAAAACAACGGCAGGGCAGCATTATCGCCGCGTTGTGCTGCAGGAAAAAATGCGTGAGAAGAAAACGACGGACGAAAAGATCCGTTATGAAGATGTGCTTATGAAAGGGTTGACCGGACAAGTGGACGGTCTTGGACGGGCGCCAAAAGGAGTAAATGATGGAAATGGTTTCCTTTTTATCTCACATATTGGCGATGTGTATCCAAGTGGATTGCTGCCTGTAAAAGCAGGTAATGTGCGCGAAACACCTCTGGCGGATATTTACCGTCATTCACCTATTTTCCAAGACTTGAGAAACCCGGACAAGTATAAAGGAAAATGCGGTGTCTGTGAGTTCCGATTCGTATGTGGCGGCTCACGTTCACGAGCATATTCAGTAACGGGAGATTATTTAGAAAGCGAACCGTTTTGTGTGTACATTCCAAAGGCATTAAGAAAGGAAAGAAAGACACTTCCTACGACATAA
- a CDS encoding YwiC-like family protein, with protein MKPLLPKQHGAWAMLIIPFLLGAYYGGFSWLHFPLFLGWLLLYLATYPFFMAIKNKKRRQYYMKWFLAYSLPAVVLLLIPLVNNFNLLYFGFSMFPFFLINIYYAKKKNERALFNDLAAVAEFCIGGLASFYVGERELNLRAAEIFSFCFLFFTGSSFYVKTMIREKKNSVYKWASWGFHLLLIIGLFLMGYPLLVIAYIPSLIRAIYFYGKSISVMKLGVLEIANSVFFLFAMLFFL; from the coding sequence ATGAAACCGCTTTTACCGAAACAACACGGTGCCTGGGCGATGCTGATCATCCCGTTTTTATTAGGGGCATATTATGGGGGATTTTCTTGGCTTCATTTTCCGCTGTTTCTTGGGTGGTTATTGTTATATTTAGCAACTTATCCGTTTTTTATGGCCATTAAAAATAAAAAAAGAAGACAATATTATATGAAATGGTTTTTAGCCTACTCTCTTCCAGCTGTGGTTTTGTTGCTCATTCCGCTTGTAAATAATTTTAATCTTTTATATTTTGGCTTTTCCATGTTTCCGTTTTTTCTTATTAATATATATTATGCAAAAAAGAAAAATGAACGGGCTTTGTTTAACGATCTAGCGGCCGTTGCTGAATTTTGTATAGGAGGGCTCGCTAGTTTTTATGTAGGAGAGAGGGAGCTAAATCTAAGAGCGGCAGAAATCTTTAGTTTTTGTTTTCTGTTCTTTACAGGAAGTTCTTTTTATGTAAAAACAATGATCCGCGAAAAAAAGAATTCGGTGTATAAATGGGCATCTTGGGGGTTTCATTTACTGTTAATCATTGGATTATTCCTAATGGGATATCCATTATTAGTAATTGCGTATATTCCAAGTTTGATAAGAGCAATATATTTTTATGGAAAATCTATATCCGTGATGAAGCTCGGTGTATTAGAAATTGCAAATTCCGTATTTTTTCTTTTTGCGATGTTATTTTTTCTTTAG
- a CDS encoding LamB/YcsF family protein: MHIVDLNCDIGESFGAYKIGKDEEILDYVTSANIACGFHAGDPTTMRKTVRLALEKNVAIGAHPGLQDLAGFGRRNIDISPQEAYDLVVYQIGALCAFVKSEGGKLQHVKPHGALYNMATKSTPLSEAIAEAVYKVDPELILFGLAGGELVKAGKKIGLRTANEVFSDRTYQKDGSLTPRRELNALINDHELAIIQVIRMVKEGKVQSLEGTDVSIQADTICIHGDGENAIDFAKYISSALKKADIKVAKIGDFCNESNSSI; encoded by the coding sequence ATGCATATTGTCGACTTAAACTGTGATATAGGAGAGAGCTTTGGTGCTTACAAAATTGGGAAAGATGAAGAGATTCTCGATTATGTAACCTCCGCAAATATAGCATGCGGGTTTCACGCAGGAGACCCGACAACAATGCGGAAAACCGTCCGGTTAGCACTCGAAAAAAATGTAGCGATTGGGGCTCACCCCGGACTTCAGGATTTAGCAGGATTTGGGAGAAGAAATATAGATATTTCTCCGCAGGAAGCTTACGATCTAGTTGTCTATCAAATTGGCGCTTTATGTGCATTTGTAAAATCTGAAGGCGGAAAGCTTCAACATGTAAAGCCCCATGGAGCACTATATAATATGGCCACTAAAAGTACTCCCCTATCTGAAGCGATTGCCGAGGCCGTTTACAAGGTTGATCCTGAATTGATCCTCTTTGGGTTGGCAGGAGGAGAACTTGTCAAAGCTGGGAAAAAAATCGGGCTTCGTACTGCCAATGAAGTATTTTCCGATCGCACTTACCAAAAAGATGGTTCTTTAACTCCGAGACGTGAATTGAATGCTCTCATAAATGATCATGAATTGGCTATTATCCAAGTAATCCGCATGGTGAAAGAAGGGAAAGTACAATCACTCGAAGGAACAGATGTTTCAATTCAAGCAGATACAATTTGTATCCATGGAGATGGAGAGAATGCGATAGACTTTGCAAAATACATCTCTTCTGCATTAAAGAAAGCGGATATTAAAGTCGCTAAAATTGGTGATTTTTGTAATGAAAGTAATAGCTCGATATAA
- a CDS encoding biotin-dependent carboxyltransferase family protein, which yields MITVIKPGLLTSVQDLGRFGFQKYGVIVSGVMDPLAHRISNLLVGNEENEPTLELTLLGPMIEFKENALISICGGDLSPSVNGKPVRLWRSVFVKKGSLLQFGPCKIGCRAYLAVAGGFNVPTIMNSSSTYLRAEIGGFNGRALKAGDQLKFGSPSNLSTRIIKHLVKGLGNQQFVEMEWSVATDLIPIHRNNPAIRVMRGKQFHLFTKESQFNFFHKPFEVTTQSDRMGYRLKGPKLKLENAEEMISEAVNFGTIQVPSDGDPIVLLADRQTTGGYPKIAQIASVDLPLMAQAKPGDSINFTEISHDEAQHLLLERERKIQQFKQGIILKFR from the coding sequence ATGATTACAGTCATCAAGCCGGGCCTCCTTACAAGTGTTCAAGATTTAGGAAGATTTGGTTTTCAAAAATATGGAGTTATCGTAAGCGGTGTGATGGATCCACTCGCCCATCGAATCTCGAATTTATTAGTAGGAAATGAAGAAAATGAACCAACCTTGGAGTTGACATTGCTAGGGCCTATGATTGAATTCAAGGAAAATGCACTTATATCCATTTGCGGTGGTGATTTATCCCCTTCGGTCAATGGAAAACCTGTACGATTATGGCGTTCAGTTTTTGTAAAGAAAGGAAGCTTGCTGCAGTTTGGGCCATGCAAAATTGGCTGCCGGGCCTATCTTGCTGTTGCTGGAGGCTTTAATGTTCCAACGATCATGAATAGTTCATCCACTTACTTAAGGGCAGAAATTGGCGGATTTAACGGCCGTGCTTTAAAAGCAGGCGATCAGCTGAAATTCGGCTCCCCTAGCAACCTTTCAACTCGAATCATTAAACATCTGGTTAAAGGCTTAGGGAATCAGCAATTTGTGGAAATGGAATGGTCCGTAGCCACTGATTTAATTCCAATCCATCGAAACAATCCCGCGATACGTGTAATGAGGGGAAAACAATTTCACTTATTTACGAAAGAAAGCCAATTTAATTTTTTTCATAAACCATTTGAGGTTACCACTCAATCCGATCGTATGGGCTATCGTTTAAAAGGACCCAAACTAAAATTAGAAAATGCTGAAGAGATGATATCGGAAGCAGTTAACTTTGGAACAATCCAAGTTCCATCTGATGGAGATCCAATTGTTCTATTAGCAGATCGGCAAACGACAGGCGGTTACCCAAAAATCGCTCAAATCGCATCAGTTGATTTGCCATTGATGGCACAGGCGAAACCCGGAGATTCAATAAATTTCACAGAAATTTCTCACGATGAAGCCCAACACCTTTTATTAGAAAGAGAGAGAAAAATACAGCAATTTAAACAAGGAATAATTCTTAAATTTCGATAG
- the pxpB gene encoding 5-oxoprolinase subunit PxpB, translating into MEYRLHPLGDNAVIIELGEDINLETQQKVKMITSFLDKTPPEWMIEYIPSFTTVTIFYDPVKISYQHNCDNLPYDFVCSQLQQLLAELKDDKTITPRLVEIPVCYGGEFGPDLEYVAAFNGLTTEEVIHIHSSGDYLVYMIGFAPGFPYIGGMSEKIATPRRETPRLKIPSGSVGIAGKQTGVYPIETPGGWQLIGRTPLKLFRPDEEPPSLLMAGDKIKFVPISYNDYKEMEEDKG; encoded by the coding sequence GTGGAATACCGATTACATCCGTTAGGTGATAATGCAGTCATTATCGAACTGGGGGAAGATATAAACTTAGAAACACAACAAAAAGTGAAAATGATTACCTCTTTTTTGGATAAAACTCCTCCCGAGTGGATGATCGAATACATACCTTCATTTACAACTGTAACTATTTTTTATGATCCTGTTAAAATATCATATCAACATAATTGTGATAATCTTCCTTATGACTTTGTATGTAGTCAATTGCAACAATTATTAGCAGAATTAAAGGACGATAAAACAATCACTCCTCGGCTTGTTGAGATTCCGGTATGCTATGGCGGTGAATTCGGACCGGATTTAGAGTATGTTGCAGCCTTTAACGGATTAACTACTGAAGAAGTCATTCATATTCATTCAAGCGGTGATTATTTAGTGTATATGATCGGTTTTGCTCCCGGTTTTCCGTACATTGGCGGCATGTCTGAAAAAATTGCTACACCGAGAAGAGAAACTCCCAGGTTAAAAATACCTTCAGGATCAGTTGGAATTGCAGGAAAGCAAACAGGTGTATATCCAATCGAAACACCTGGAGGATGGCAGCTTATCGGCCGGACTCCACTAAAGCTGTTTCGTCCTGATGAAGAGCCGCCAAGCCTCTTAATGGCGGGAGATAAAATAAAATTTGTACCGATTAGCTATAATGATTACAAAGAAATGGAGGAAGACAAAGGATGA